The Mercurialis annua linkage group LG8, ddMerAnnu1.2, whole genome shotgun sequence genome window below encodes:
- the LOC126661377 gene encoding uncharacterized protein LOC126661377, producing the protein MTGCKQDMEDNGRSNEDDNAEIRWKLRSLPPAHYIFKIENFSLLSDANVECFKSADFEVGGYKWMLSVYPRGNDDKNGDGYISLYLVLSESNKLAFNQEVNVYFKLFVYDHISDNYWIVQDADEKVRRFRGIKREWGFDKLISVSDFKDDSNGYLRNDSCIFGAEILVIENANKGECLSMVKTPTNNTYTWTISEFSKLGLDYTTSKEFSIGGSKWSIRVYPKGEPKEKGKNLSIYLMREDDGNGRNVYAEFILRVRNQLEEEHGEFKGEYDFKPNHGRGWPSFMSLDDLNVKSKGFMRNNTLIVEVEIQTMTVIKELS; encoded by the exons ATGACAGGATGCAAACAAGATATGGAAGATAATGGCAGGTCAAATGAAGATGATAATGCAG AAATACGTTGGAAACTAAGAAGCCTTCCGCCTGCACATTACATCTTCAAGATTGAAAACTTCTCTTTGCTTTCCGATGCAAATGTTGAGTGTTTTAAATCTGCTGATTTTGAAGTTGGTGGCTATAAATG GATGTTATCTGTGTATCCTCGAGGAAACGACGACAAAAATGGCGATGGATACATATCTTTATATCTAGTGCTCTCCGAATCCAACAAACTCGCTTTCAATCAAGAGGTTAACGTATATTTCAAGCTCTTCGTATATGATCATATTAGCGACAATTACTGGATTGTTCAAG ATGCAGATGAGAAAGTAAGGCGGTTTCGTGGAATTAAAAGAGAATGGGGGTTTGACAAACTCATTTCGGTTTCCGATTTCAAAGATGACTCCAATGGATATTTAAGGAATGACTCTTGCATTTTTGGTGCGGAGATTTTGGTCATAGAAAACGCCAATAAAGGTGAGTGCTTATCAATGGTGAAAACGCCtacaaataatacgtatacaTGGACAATTTCAGAATTTTCAAAATTGGGTTTAGATTATACCACATCCAAAGAGTTTTCCATCGGTGGCAGTAAATG GAGCATAAGGGTTTATCCAAAGGGAGAACCAAAAGAAAAGGGCAAAAACTTATCCATATATTTGATGCGAGAGGACGATGGGAACGGAAGAAATGTGTATGCAGAATTTATCTTACGAGTAAGAAACCAATTAGAGGAAGAACATGGTGAATTTAAAG GTGAGTATGATTTTAAACCTAATCATGGACGGGGTTGGCCAAGTTTTATGTCTCTCGATGACCTCAATGTCAAATCGAAAGGCTTTATGCGTAATAATACTTTGATTGTCGAAGTAGAAATTCAAACCATGACTGTGATTAAAGAGTTGTCTTGA